The Streptomyces sp. NL15-2K genome contains a region encoding:
- a CDS encoding MbtH family NRPS accessory protein, with amino-acid sequence MEERHHWYAVRNAEGQYSVWRNHLPVPAGWEPVHQAGTKEACLEYIDRTWTDIRPASSR; translated from the coding sequence ATGGAGGAGCGCCACCACTGGTACGCCGTGCGCAACGCGGAGGGCCAGTACTCGGTCTGGCGGAACCACCTGCCCGTTCCGGCGGGCTGGGAGCCCGTGCACCAGGCCGGGACGAAGGAGGCCTGCCTGGAGTACATCGACCGGACCTGGACGGACATCCGCCCCGCCAGTTCCCGCTGA